Proteins from one Hydrogenivirga caldilitoris genomic window:
- a CDS encoding type II toxin-antitoxin system RelE family toxin — protein MSWTIKFSSTTEKKYRKLDRNTKKRIKNSLEELGESDDLSVHRHVKPLVGKLKGFYWLRVGDFRVIFTLIPEERIIAVVNMAPKGEAYKL, from the coding sequence ATGAGCTGGACGATTAAGTTCTCCTCCACCACCGAGAAAAAATACAGGAAGCTGGACAGAAACACAAAAAAGAGGATAAAGAACTCCCTTGAAGAACTGGGTGAGAGCGATGACCTATCGGTTCACAGACACGTCAAACCACTTGTGGGAAAGCTCAAAGGATTTTATTGGTTAAGGGTAGGAGACTTCAGAGTGATATTCACCCTCATACCAGAGGAGAGGATAATCGCCGTGGTAAATATGGCTCCGAAAGGCGAAGCTTATAAACTCTAA
- a CDS encoding MOSC domain-containing protein: MKSSPFLARIRIFPIKGLDPVEVQSARIVPSGSLEHDREFALHDEEGNVISGKREKRVHRIRSEVDFETQVFRFKYEGKVYEFTFEETKAIEDFFSEVFGYRVFLKRSEEGFPDDRKAHGPTLVSTATLREIANWFGLEEENVRRRFRANLEINGVPAFWEDFLVGEDFPKKFYVGEVLLSGEGISKRCPVPTRDPFTGEELKGFVKTFVEKRKETLPDWSPKSRFEDTFYRLCVNTNVLEGGILRVGDELRVL; this comes from the coding sequence ATGAAGAGCAGTCCCTTTCTCGCAAGGATACGGATATTCCCCATCAAAGGGTTAGACCCCGTGGAGGTTCAATCGGCAAGGATAGTACCCTCAGGTTCGCTTGAGCACGACAGGGAGTTCGCCCTGCACGATGAAGAAGGGAACGTAATAAGCGGAAAGAGGGAGAAGAGGGTTCACAGGATAAGGAGCGAGGTGGACTTTGAAACACAGGTCTTCAGGTTCAAATACGAGGGGAAGGTTTACGAGTTTACCTTTGAGGAAACCAAAGCAATTGAAGACTTCTTCTCTGAGGTCTTCGGATATAGGGTGTTTCTGAAGAGGTCTGAAGAGGGCTTTCCCGATGACAGGAAGGCTCACGGACCCACACTCGTTAGCACGGCAACCCTCAGGGAAATAGCCAATTGGTTCGGACTGGAGGAAGAGAACGTCAGGAGACGTTTTAGAGCTAACCTGGAGATAAACGGTGTGCCGGCATTCTGGGAAGATTTTCTCGTAGGGGAGGATTTTCCGAAAAAGTTCTACGTGGGGGAGGTTCTGCTTAGCGGTGAGGGAATATCCAAGAGGTGTCCCGTCCCGACGAGAGACCCCTTTACGGGAGAGGAGCTCAAGGGCTTTGTAAAGACCTTCGTAGAGAAGAGAAAGGAGACCCTCCCTGATTGGTCTCCTAAGAGCAGGTTTGAGGACACCTTCTACCGGCTCTGTGTAAACACCAACGTCCTTGAGGGAGGAATTTTGAGGGTGGGAGATGAACTGAGGGTGCTTTAG